The Apium graveolens cultivar Ventura chromosome 11, ASM990537v1, whole genome shotgun sequence genome has a window encoding:
- the LOC141695934 gene encoding uncharacterized protein LOC141695934 → MTVAKYEAKFSELARFVPEYVNTEHKKEKRFQQGLKSWIRRQVVVLELQTYVVVVQKAMIIEGESEMSKRENDNKKRKFQGSKESQGQGSGKSKGKFKKGSDNPKNKGFQGFKPGNVGHGNRFSTQNQQQDECTSSSDRKGVTCLKCGKLGHMARDCKEPVQQANVLRITGPPPPAPQVQPRARTFNMTMKDVVQDSDVIAGTLIVNSLDVKVLVDSGATKTFISKNFVGKLNCATQPLEPNLVIEVVNQDKVSFDRICPNCVIEIGGHHFFANLIPFKLGEFDIILGMDWLADHDAQIECKSKKVRLKSKDDKEVIFRGRK, encoded by the exons ATGACTGTAGCAAAGTACGAGGCGAAATTTTCAGAACTGGCAAGGTTTGTGCCAGAATATGTAAATACGGAACATAAGAAGGAAAAACGATTCCAACAAGGACTTAAATCATGGATACGTAGACAGGTGGTAGTTCTCGAACTCCAGACATATGTTGTAGtggttcagaaggctatgattatagAAGGTGAAAGTGAAATGTCAAAGAGGGAGAATGATAACAAGAAAAGAAAATTTCAGGGTTCtaaagaaagtcaaggacaagGAAGTGGAAAGTCGAAGGGAAAGTTCAAGAAGGGTTCTGACAACCCGAAAAATAAGGGATTCcaagggttcaaacccggaaatGTTGGACATGGTAACCGTTTCTCCACTCAGAATCAGCAACAGGATG aatgcaCCAGTTCTTCGGACAGGAAAGGTGTGACATGTTTAAAGTGTGGCAAGTTGGGACATATGGCTAGAGATTGTAAGGAACCTGTTCAACAAGCAAATGTTCTCAGGATAACTGGACCACCACCACCAGCACCTCAAGTACAACCAAGGGCTCGAACTTTTAACATGAcgatgaaggatgttgttcaggACTCAGATGTGATCGCAGGTACGCTTATCGTGAACTCTTTAGATGTAAAAGTATTAGTGGATTCAGGAGCTACCAAAACTTTTATATCCAAGAATTTTGTTGGTAAATTGAATTGTGCTACTCAACCTTTAGAGCCCAACTTGGTTATAGAAGTGGTTAATCAGGATAAAGTCTCTTTCGATAGAATTTGTCCTAATTGCGTCATAGAGATAGGAGGTCATCATTTCTTCGCGAACTTGATACCTTTCAAactaggagaatttgacatcatcctaggaatggattggctagcaGACCATGATGCTCAGATTGAGTGTAAAAGCAAGAAAGTGAGGTTGAAGTCCAAGGATGATAAGGAAGTCATCTTTCGAGGGCGGAAATAA